ACAAAGACGGACTTTTAAAGCCTCTTTTGAGGTCTCATCCAAACCCTGCCGGAAGGTAGACGTTGTATTTCAGTATTCACATGGGAGACTTGTGTTACTCCAAAGATGCTTCACTTAATAGTTTATATGCCAGTTTAGACTAAGGCTTTGCTGCATAAACCATAAAATGTCATAGACTGTGTGAGAACTTAACAGCAGGTTCATAGAGTTGCCTTTGAATGAGAGTCCAGTTAAGTTACCATGACTGTATGCTTTAGCCATTAGTTACAAAGAGGAACATCCAACCACCCTTACTTTAGGACAATAGTTATTcccttaaatatatatttaattaataCGATATGCTTTCCTCCATGTTTGAGTAAGGTTACTGAAGTGGTGCTGATTTTCAACCTTCAAATAACCTCTTTTTCTGATTTTTCACCCTCCCTCTTTTACTCCCTCCTTCCCCCCTGTATCTTGATCCAAGGTAAGGGAGACCTTGGCAGCAGAGACTGGTCTGAGCGTCCGggtggttcaggtctggttccaGAACCAAAGAGCCAAagtaatacacacacacgtacacacacagtcatatgCACTACTAATAAAAGGCTTCTTTCTGCACTGTGTTTGTATGCCAGCGTAGAAATCAGCCTGGTTATCTGTCCATACAGGAAACTGATGACATCTCACTGGAGATCACTGGAGATTAAAGCCCATATTTCCTCACAAAGTGGGCTCATGTGTGGTTTCCCTGCTCCACTGAAAGATGTCCTTTACCTCACTGTTAATACTTTGCAATTGAGTGAACACACTCTTATGCCTGGGTGGCAGAGGGACTGTGGAGTTTTAAAAGAAGTTTTACACTTGgcctgtacagtatgtgtgcttGATATGTGTGTTTGATATGTGTGCTTTTAGATGAAGAAACTGGCtaggaggcagcagcagcagcaagagcagcagcagactcaGGAGCAGCGGGAACACCCAACGCATAACACAggtattaaaatgtttgatacGTTTGTTTCAGAGAGTAAGTAAATACATGTGATTTGCCATCCAAAAAGTGGTTAAACTCATCTTTTAATGTGACTAAAGATTTTTGATTGAATTTTCAGAGTTGCATGGTCAGGATTATAGCTCCAAAGTGGCTGTGTTTGTaaagcagagaaaataaaaacactctctGAAAGCCACAACTGTAACAGACAGCAGTTAAACTCATCTCCTGTGTGTGCTCCACAGCGCCCTCCCGTGGCAGTCTGACCTCTGAGATAGAGCGCCTGGGGTCCTCTTACACCCatatgcagcagcagcagcagcagcagatgggACTCACCACACTGGAGCAGCAGGACTATGACATGGACCCCTTCAGACAGGGCCTGACCCCTCCTCAGATGCCAGGGGATCACATGCACCCCTACGGTAAATAAAGACCTCTACCAAACATCAGTGGAGGGTTAAGTGATTCGAATAGTGATCTATGTGTTATtggtaaaatgataaattaaagcTACTGTCAGTAATTTTTTGGCCGGTCATGAAGTTGATACTGACAACTCaacaaatgagaccatcagcaagAAGAATGATTTATTCTATATTGGTATTTTATAGGCTGCCATGGGGTACGTGTTTGACAGCACACTACAAAGACAGCCTTTGTTAACATGTTTCAGAACAAAGTTTTACAGAAGGAGATTTGTTCGACTGTCTAAAGAAAGGGGTATAcatctgtgaaggttctcagtcatccaggtcatggtaatccaaagcttgatctgtaaggcatcttcaagaatttctaccagtccatttcccttacggatcaagctttggaaagGGGTATACAATTTTGGTCAGAAATACTCATTGGGGCGCCATTGTCCTAGCAGTTTTATCTCAAGCCCAATGAGCAGAGGCTGTGGTTCTTGTCACAGCAGTgactggttcgactcctggccacgGCCATTAGCTGCTAATCCTGCCCAGCTCTCTGCtccaaaaatgcccaaaaaaagaaagaaagaaaaaagggaagcACTCACtcatgttaaaataataataataataataataataataataataataataataataacaataattgatAGGTTTTTTGTAGTGCTTTTCTTGGTACTCAAAGTCAAaatgtaccactttgtccacagggggcgccaaaacctaCACTAAATAAAAGTTACTCACAGTAGCTTTAGGgatttcaaaatgacataataTGCAGTTTCAGGAGCTAAAGTTAAGATTGTATTGTTCTGACATGAAAGCTTGTTTATCATTCAGATTTCAATCAGAGTTAGGTTATATTTCATGGGTGGATAAGTTATGGAAATAAACACCCCAAACGGATATCCTATAACatattaaaatacaacaaaacagcaCAATGACAGCCTGAATCAACTTCTCTCATGTGCAGCGACAACATAAATGAGGATCATATTTTCtaaatgaagtgtgtgttttttgctgGTCTTACGTGGTTTTTAAAATACTGTCAGATGTACTTCTGATTTCACTGTCATTTGTAGAGGGATTATTAAATTTCAGACTCTTCTAACAGCTCTCCAAGTTATATATTTCCTTATAGTGGTACTGCTGTGATACTGCAGATACAAAACACTGGGTtaaaacagaacaatacaacaaaacaaacaaagactttctaaattatatcaaatattttttttaaatctcattcaGACCAACAGGCAACATTTAACAACAGATTTAACGAGCTAATCTCAACTTATTATGAGGAAAATTAGTGAGGTGCTCCTTTTATCAATACTGATCTAATCATACAGCTGAATTCCCCAGTGATGAGTGATGTTGTCTCTGTTCTAGGTTTCAAAGGTCTGTTCAGTGACATGGATAGAGACCCTCTGTGTCACATGACCAACAGCGACTGCCTGTCTCTGGGTGACTCCTCTCTGCTCACCCCTATTGACCGCCTCTACTCCATGCAGGACTCTTActtcacttcctgagggggggAGCTCAGACACTCTGGTCTCTTTATTTATCTGTCTGTACCGTGCACAAGAACATTGAAG
The genomic region above belongs to Notolabrus celidotus isolate fNotCel1 chromosome 2, fNotCel1.pri, whole genome shotgun sequence and contains:
- the lmx1a gene encoding LIM homeobox transcription factor 1-alpha → MDQRAVCAGCHRLISDRFLLRVSDGLWHEECVRCASCGDALTNSCFLRDHKLYCKRDYADLFAVRCGGCTEAISPAELVLRAGAAVFHLRCFTCSVCSCRLQTGDRCVLREGQLLCARDDYHQCVASPASSDTGKSDEEEEEEEEEESGRTTGRRVRSEDSDSKRPKRPRTILTTQQRRTFKASFEVSSKPCRKVRETLAAETGLSVRVVQVWFQNQRAKMKKLARRQQQQQEQQQTQEQREHPTHNTAPSRGSLTSEIERLGSSYTHMQQQQQQQMGLTTLEQQDYDMDPFRQGLTPPQMPGDHMHPYGFKGLFSDMDRDPLCHMTNSDCLSLGDSSLLTPIDRLYSMQDSYFTS